One Rhododendron vialii isolate Sample 1 chromosome 2a, ASM3025357v1 genomic region harbors:
- the LOC131316712 gene encoding BES1/BZR1 homolog protein 4-like isoform X1 — protein MTSGSSRLPTWKERENNKRRERRRRAIAAKIYAGLRMYGNYQLPKHCDNNEVLKALCREAGWIVEEDGTTYRKGCKPVEHMDIIGGSASASPCSSYQPSPCASYNPSPPSSSIPSPVSSRYATNGLTTADANSLIPWLKNLSSGSSKQLPHHLYFHGGSISAPVTPPLSSPTCRTPRMNDHYENPPPGATWAGQHHPFLPSSTPSSPGGHQTPPDSGWLSGAQTPQDGPSSPMFSIVSSNPFGFKEPLSGAGSRMWTPGQSGTCSPVVAAGFDRTADVPISDSIAAEFAFGSNAQGLVKAWEGERIHEECVTDDLELTLGNSGTRSAWFYIISL, from the exons ATGACGTCGGGGTCGTCGCGGCTTCCGACATGGAAGGAGAGGGAGAACaacaagaggagagagaggcggcGGCGGGCGATCGCGGCCAAGATCTACGCCGGGTTGAGGATGTACGGGAACTACCAGCTCCCTAAGCACTGCGACAACAACGAGGTGTTGAAGGCTCTGTGCAGGGAAGCTGGTTGGATCGTCGAAGAAGATGGCACCACCTACAGAAAG GGATGCAAACCAGTGGAACACATGGATATAATAGGTGGCTCAGCATCTGCAAGCCCATGCTCATCATATCAACCAAGCCCATGTGCGTCCTACAATCCAAGCCCTCCTTCCTCTTCAATCCCTAGCCCCGTCTCCTCGCGCTATGCCACCAATGGCCTTACTACTGCCGATGCCAACTCCCTTATCCCATGGCTAAAAAATCTATCCTCAGGCTCATCCAAACAACTTCCCCACCACCTCTACTTCCATGGAGGCTCTATAAGCGCTCCGGTCACCCCACCACTGAGCTCCCCTACTTGTCGGACCCCACGAATGAACGATCATTACGAGAATCCACCACCTGGAGCCACCTGGGCTGGGCAGCACCATCCTTTCCTACCCTCTTCTACCCCATCAAGTCCGGGCGGCCATCAGACCCCGCCTGACTCGGGGTGGCTCTCTGGCGCTCAGACGCCCCAAGATGGACCATCATCTCCCATGTTTAGTATTGTTTCCTCGAACCCATTTGGATTCAAGGAGCCGTTATCAGGTGCAGGGTCCCGTATGTGGACCCCAGGCCAAAGCGGAACGTGCTCTCCGGTAGTAGCAGCAGGTTTTGATCGAACAGCAGATGTTCCCATATCAGATTCGATTGCAGCGGAGTTTGCATTTGGGAGTAATGCACAGGGGCTGGTGAAGGCGTGGGAAGGAGAGAGGATACATGAGGAATGTGTCACTGACGATCTTGAGCTTACACTTGGCAACTCTGGAACAAGGTCAGCTTGGTTTTACATCATTAGTTTGTAG
- the LOC131316712 gene encoding BES1/BZR1 homolog protein 4-like isoform X2: MTSGSSRLPTWKERENNKRRERRRRAIAAKIYAGLRMYGNYQLPKHCDNNEVLKALCREAGWIVEEDGTTYRKGCKPVEHMDIIGGSASASPCSSYQPSPCASYNPSPPSSSIPSPVSSRYATNGLTTADANSLIPWLKNLSSGSSKQLPHHLYFHGGSISAPVTPPLSSPTCRTPRMNDHYENPPPGATWAGQHHPFLPSSTPSSPGGHQTPPDSGWLSGAQTPQDGPSSPMFSIVSSNPFGFKEPLSGAGSRMWTPGQSGTCSPVVAAGFDRTADVPISDSIAAEFAFGSNAQGLVKAWEGERIHEECVTDDLELTLGNSGTR, from the exons ATGACGTCGGGGTCGTCGCGGCTTCCGACATGGAAGGAGAGGGAGAACaacaagaggagagagaggcggcGGCGGGCGATCGCGGCCAAGATCTACGCCGGGTTGAGGATGTACGGGAACTACCAGCTCCCTAAGCACTGCGACAACAACGAGGTGTTGAAGGCTCTGTGCAGGGAAGCTGGTTGGATCGTCGAAGAAGATGGCACCACCTACAGAAAG GGATGCAAACCAGTGGAACACATGGATATAATAGGTGGCTCAGCATCTGCAAGCCCATGCTCATCATATCAACCAAGCCCATGTGCGTCCTACAATCCAAGCCCTCCTTCCTCTTCAATCCCTAGCCCCGTCTCCTCGCGCTATGCCACCAATGGCCTTACTACTGCCGATGCCAACTCCCTTATCCCATGGCTAAAAAATCTATCCTCAGGCTCATCCAAACAACTTCCCCACCACCTCTACTTCCATGGAGGCTCTATAAGCGCTCCGGTCACCCCACCACTGAGCTCCCCTACTTGTCGGACCCCACGAATGAACGATCATTACGAGAATCCACCACCTGGAGCCACCTGGGCTGGGCAGCACCATCCTTTCCTACCCTCTTCTACCCCATCAAGTCCGGGCGGCCATCAGACCCCGCCTGACTCGGGGTGGCTCTCTGGCGCTCAGACGCCCCAAGATGGACCATCATCTCCCATGTTTAGTATTGTTTCCTCGAACCCATTTGGATTCAAGGAGCCGTTATCAGGTGCAGGGTCCCGTATGTGGACCCCAGGCCAAAGCGGAACGTGCTCTCCGGTAGTAGCAGCAGGTTTTGATCGAACAGCAGATGTTCCCATATCAGATTCGATTGCAGCGGAGTTTGCATTTGGGAGTAATGCACAGGGGCTGGTGAAGGCGTGGGAAGGAGAGAGGATACATGAGGAATGTGTCACTGACGATCTTGAGCTTACACTTGGCAACTCTGGAACAAG ATAG